The following are encoded together in the Chlorocebus sabaeus isolate Y175 chromosome 20, mChlSab1.0.hap1, whole genome shotgun sequence genome:
- the PLK3 gene encoding serine/threonine-protein kinase PLK3 isoform X1, producing MPGPHSDFSTRPEGWGKKEAPMSGTRTGQGGRAAAEPAPPAGPGPPPSALPGPELEMLAGLPTSDPGRLITDPRSGRTYFKGRLLGKGGFARCYEATDTETGSAYAVKVIPQSRVAKPHQREKILNEIELHRDLQHRHIVRFSHHFEDADNIYIFLELCSRKSLAHIWKARHTLLEPEVRYYLRQILSGLKYLHQRGILHRDLKLGNFFVTENMELKVGDFGLAARLEPPEQRKKTICGTPNYVAPEVLLRQGHGPEADVWSLGCVMYTLLCGSPPFETADLKETYRCIKQVHYTLPASLSLPARQLLAAILRASPRDRPSIDQILRHDFFTKGYTPDRLPISSCVTVPDLTPPNPARSLFAKVTKSLFGRKKNKSKNHAQERDEVSCLVSGLMRTSVGHQDARPEAPAASGPAPVSLVETAPEDSSPRGTLASSGDGFEEGLTVATVVESALCALRNCVAFMPPAEQNPAPLAQPEPLVWVSKWVDYSNKFGFGYQLSSRRVAVLFNDGTHMALSANRKTVHYNPTSTKHFSFSVGAVPRALQPQLGILRYFTSYMEQHLMKGGDLPSVDEVEVPAPPLLLQWVKTDQALLMLFSDGTVQVNFYGDHTKLILSGWEPLLVTFVARNRSAYTYLASHLRQLGCSPDLRQRLRYALRLLRDRSPA from the exons ATGCCCGGGCCCCACTCGGACTTCAGCACACGCCCCGAAGGATGGGGAAAGAAAGAGGCCCCCATGAGCGGGACTCGCACTGGCCAAGGAGGG CGTGCGGCCGCCGAGCCCGCTCCCCCGGCCGGGCCCGGGCCGCCTCCGAGTGCCTTGCCCGGACCTGAGCTGGAGATGCTGGCCGGGCTACCGACGTCAGACCCCGGGCGCCTCATCACGGACCCGCGCAGTGGCCGCACATACTTCAAAGGCCGCTTGTTGGGCAAG GGGGGCTTCGCCCGCTGCTACGAGGCCACTGACACAGAGACTGGCAGCGCCTACGCTGTCAAAGTCATCCCGCAGAGCCGCGTCGCCAAGCCGCATCAGCGCGAGAAG ATCCTAAATGAGATTGAGCTGCACCGAGACCTGCAGCACCGCCACATCGTGCGTTTTTCGCACCACTTTGAGGACGCTGACAACATCTACATTTTCCTGGAGCTCTGCAGTCGAAAG TCCCTGGCCCACATCTGGAAGGCCCGGCACACCCTGTTGGAGCCAGAAGTGCGCTACTACCTGCGGCAGATCCTTTCCGGCCTCAAGTACTTGCACCAGCGCGGCATCTTGCACCGGGACCTCAAGTTGG GAAATTTTTTCGTCACTGAGAACATGGAACTGAAGGTGGGGGATTTTGGGCTGGCAGCCCGGTTGGAGCCTCCGGAGCAGAGGAAGAA GACCATCTGTGGCACCCCTAACTATGTGGCTCCCGAAGTACTACTGAGACAGGGCCATGGGCCCGAGGCGGATGTATGGTCACTGGGCTGTGTCAT GTACACGCTGCTCTGCGGGAGCCCTCCCTTTGAGACGGCTGACCTGAAGGAGACGTACCGCTGCATCAAGCAGGTTCACTACACGCTGCCTGCCAGCCTCTCACTGCCTGCTCGGCAGCTCCTGGCTGCCATCCTTCGGGCCTCACCCCGAGACCGCCCCTCTATTGACCAGATCCTGCGCCATGACTTCTTTACCaag GGCTACACCCCCGATCGACTCCCTATCAGCAGCTGTGTGACAGTCCCAGACCTGACACCCCCCAACCCGGCTAGGAGTCTGTTTGCCAAAGTTACCAAGAGCCTCTTTGGCAGAAAGAAGAACAAGA GTAAGAATCATGCCCAGGAGAGGGACGAGGTCTCCTGTTTGGTAAGCGGCCTCATGCGCACGTCGGTTGGCCATCAGGATGCCAGGCCAGAG GCTCCAGCAGCTTCTGGCCCAGCCCCTGTCAGCCTGGTAGAGACAGCACCTGAGGACAGCTCACCCCGTGGGACACTGGCAAGCAGTGGAGATG GATTTGAAGAAGGTCTGACTGTGGCCACAGTAGTGGAGTCAGCCCTCTGTGCGCTGAGAAACTGTGTGGCCTTCATGCCCCCAG CGGAACAGAACCCGGCCCCGCTGGCCCAGCCAGAGCCTCTGGTGTGGGTCAGCAAGTGGGTTGACTACTCCAATAAGTTTGGCTTTGGGTATCAACTGTCCAGCCGCCGTGTGGCTGTGCTCTTCAACGATGGCACACATATGGCCCTGTCAGCCAACAGAAA GACTGTGCACTACAACCCCACCAGCACAAAGCACTTCTCCTTCTCCGTGGGTGCTGTGCCCCGGGCCCTGCAGCCTCAGCTGGGTATCCTGCGGTACTTCACCTCCTACATGGAGCAGCACCTCATGAAG GGTGGAGATCTGCCCAGTGTGGACGAGGTAGAGGTACCTGCTCCACCCTTGCTGCTGCAGTGGGTCAAGACGGATCAGGCTCTCCTCATGCTGTTTAGTGATGGCACTGTCCAG GTGAACTTCTACGGGGATCACACCAAGCTGATTCTCAGTGGCTGGGAGCCCCTCCTTGTGACTTTTGTAGCCCGAAATCGTAGTGCTTATACTTACCTCGCTTCCCACCTTCGGCAGCTGGGCTGCTCTCCAGACCTGCGGCAGCGACTCCGCTATGCTCTGCGCCTGCTCCGGGACCGCAGCCCAGCCTAG
- the PLK3 gene encoding serine/threonine-protein kinase PLK3 isoform X2 — MEPATGFLSPRPFQRAAAEPAPPAGPGPPPSALPGPELEMLAGLPTSDPGRLITDPRSGRTYFKGRLLGKGGFARCYEATDTETGSAYAVKVIPQSRVAKPHQREKILNEIELHRDLQHRHIVRFSHHFEDADNIYIFLELCSRKSLAHIWKARHTLLEPEVRYYLRQILSGLKYLHQRGILHRDLKLGNFFVTENMELKVGDFGLAARLEPPEQRKKTICGTPNYVAPEVLLRQGHGPEADVWSLGCVMYTLLCGSPPFETADLKETYRCIKQVHYTLPASLSLPARQLLAAILRASPRDRPSIDQILRHDFFTKGYTPDRLPISSCVTVPDLTPPNPARSLFAKVTKSLFGRKKNKSKNHAQERDEVSCLVSGLMRTSVGHQDARPEAPAASGPAPVSLVETAPEDSSPRGTLASSGDGFEEGLTVATVVESALCALRNCVAFMPPAEQNPAPLAQPEPLVWVSKWVDYSNKFGFGYQLSSRRVAVLFNDGTHMALSANRKTVHYNPTSTKHFSFSVGAVPRALQPQLGILRYFTSYMEQHLMKGGDLPSVDEVEVPAPPLLLQWVKTDQALLMLFSDGTVQVNFYGDHTKLILSGWEPLLVTFVARNRSAYTYLASHLRQLGCSPDLRQRLRYALRLLRDRSPA, encoded by the exons ATGGAGCCCGCCACCGGTTTCCTGTCCCCGCGCCCCTTCCAGCGTGCGGCCGCCGAGCCCGCTCCCCCGGCCGGGCCCGGGCCGCCTCCGAGTGCCTTGCCCGGACCTGAGCTGGAGATGCTGGCCGGGCTACCGACGTCAGACCCCGGGCGCCTCATCACGGACCCGCGCAGTGGCCGCACATACTTCAAAGGCCGCTTGTTGGGCAAG GGGGGCTTCGCCCGCTGCTACGAGGCCACTGACACAGAGACTGGCAGCGCCTACGCTGTCAAAGTCATCCCGCAGAGCCGCGTCGCCAAGCCGCATCAGCGCGAGAAG ATCCTAAATGAGATTGAGCTGCACCGAGACCTGCAGCACCGCCACATCGTGCGTTTTTCGCACCACTTTGAGGACGCTGACAACATCTACATTTTCCTGGAGCTCTGCAGTCGAAAG TCCCTGGCCCACATCTGGAAGGCCCGGCACACCCTGTTGGAGCCAGAAGTGCGCTACTACCTGCGGCAGATCCTTTCCGGCCTCAAGTACTTGCACCAGCGCGGCATCTTGCACCGGGACCTCAAGTTGG GAAATTTTTTCGTCACTGAGAACATGGAACTGAAGGTGGGGGATTTTGGGCTGGCAGCCCGGTTGGAGCCTCCGGAGCAGAGGAAGAA GACCATCTGTGGCACCCCTAACTATGTGGCTCCCGAAGTACTACTGAGACAGGGCCATGGGCCCGAGGCGGATGTATGGTCACTGGGCTGTGTCAT GTACACGCTGCTCTGCGGGAGCCCTCCCTTTGAGACGGCTGACCTGAAGGAGACGTACCGCTGCATCAAGCAGGTTCACTACACGCTGCCTGCCAGCCTCTCACTGCCTGCTCGGCAGCTCCTGGCTGCCATCCTTCGGGCCTCACCCCGAGACCGCCCCTCTATTGACCAGATCCTGCGCCATGACTTCTTTACCaag GGCTACACCCCCGATCGACTCCCTATCAGCAGCTGTGTGACAGTCCCAGACCTGACACCCCCCAACCCGGCTAGGAGTCTGTTTGCCAAAGTTACCAAGAGCCTCTTTGGCAGAAAGAAGAACAAGA GTAAGAATCATGCCCAGGAGAGGGACGAGGTCTCCTGTTTGGTAAGCGGCCTCATGCGCACGTCGGTTGGCCATCAGGATGCCAGGCCAGAG GCTCCAGCAGCTTCTGGCCCAGCCCCTGTCAGCCTGGTAGAGACAGCACCTGAGGACAGCTCACCCCGTGGGACACTGGCAAGCAGTGGAGATG GATTTGAAGAAGGTCTGACTGTGGCCACAGTAGTGGAGTCAGCCCTCTGTGCGCTGAGAAACTGTGTGGCCTTCATGCCCCCAG CGGAACAGAACCCGGCCCCGCTGGCCCAGCCAGAGCCTCTGGTGTGGGTCAGCAAGTGGGTTGACTACTCCAATAAGTTTGGCTTTGGGTATCAACTGTCCAGCCGCCGTGTGGCTGTGCTCTTCAACGATGGCACACATATGGCCCTGTCAGCCAACAGAAA GACTGTGCACTACAACCCCACCAGCACAAAGCACTTCTCCTTCTCCGTGGGTGCTGTGCCCCGGGCCCTGCAGCCTCAGCTGGGTATCCTGCGGTACTTCACCTCCTACATGGAGCAGCACCTCATGAAG GGTGGAGATCTGCCCAGTGTGGACGAGGTAGAGGTACCTGCTCCACCCTTGCTGCTGCAGTGGGTCAAGACGGATCAGGCTCTCCTCATGCTGTTTAGTGATGGCACTGTCCAG GTGAACTTCTACGGGGATCACACCAAGCTGATTCTCAGTGGCTGGGAGCCCCTCCTTGTGACTTTTGTAGCCCGAAATCGTAGTGCTTATACTTACCTCGCTTCCCACCTTCGGCAGCTGGGCTGCTCTCCAGACCTGCGGCAGCGACTCCGCTATGCTCTGCGCCTGCTCCGGGACCGCAGCCCAGCCTAG